TATTGATACTGGTATTGGCATGGGCAAAGAAGAAATCAAGCTAGTACTTCAAGCCTTTGAACAAGTACCAGGAAAAACAGATCAAACCAATGGAACCGGGCTCGGCCTTACCATCACCAATCATCTAGTGACATCAATGAACAGCCAACTGTACTTTGAGAGCGATCCTGGATTTGGAAGCAACATCCATTTCAGCATTGCATTTCCTCGTACAGGTATGGCAGCGTCGAAGACCGGCGCTGATAGCAGCCAAATACTGCTCTCTAGGAAAATTGTCTCTAATAGCTCTGTGGCCGAGAAACGAACGCTCCACGCATTGGTAGTTGAGAACCATCCCGCTAGCCGCCACAAATCATATCCTTACAGCTGGAGGCATTCGGCATTGAAGTGAAAGTCTGTGAAAGTGCATTCATAGCAATAGAGCTGCTTTCAAAACAGCATTTTGATTTACTCATTACCGATCAATCCATCCCAGGAATGCAGGGGTCTGATTTGGCTAAGAAGATTCGTTCGCTGGGATTTACGGATCTCATCATCATCGGAGTAACGGCAGATATCTATGCTCTAGATTCTCGCCATCGGTTTTTGGCGGCCGGAATGAACGGGGTATTAATTAAACCGCTTAGCCTAATGAGCCTTAAAAATGAACTTGCCCGCTATTTCAAGATTATTGAAGTTGACGCCTTAGAAGGCTTACAAAATACTTCGGATGAATATACCTTTGACGCCTTCGCGAATCTCTTAAGAGAAAAGCCAAATCAAGTCGTAGTGATACTCGATGAGATTAAAAAAGTGCACGACGAAGTCTTGGAGATGTTACAGAACAAGCCAGTCAATGAGGTCTTATTAAAAAGCCTAATTCATAAAGTAAAAGGGGGTGCTCAGTTACTCAGCGCTCAAGAATTCATTCAATCTTGTGAACGCCTGGAGAATGAAGCCTCCCTCCCCACAACAATAGAGTCATTTCAACTAGTCCTACAGGATCAAAACCAGAATATTCTTCGTCACATGAAGAAGTTTTCAGATTCTTAAGTAATTTTGATATCTGATAGCGGGGGTTTATTCTATGGGGGATGCGACACTTTTTTAAATGCCTTCGTAAACCCACTTTAGCCGCCCTAACGGTCTGTGCTGGCTTACTCACCCCTTCAGTTCATGCGGATGATGTCAATGGATCCATTCCCAAGGCAGTAAGCAATAGCCTAGAGCGCAATCAAATCCCAAAAGACTCCATCAGCATTTCGGTCATTGAAATCGAACCCAGCAACCCAGGGAAATATGTTGGCAAGAGCGTTTTAGATTGGCGTGCAGCAGAGGCCATGAAGCTAGTAACAACGCTTACGGGCCTAGACATTCTGGGATCTAAATATCGCTGGCACACCAATATATATACCGATGGACTGATTCGACAAGGAACACTGAAGGGCAACTTGTATTTACAAGGCACAGGTGATCCAAAGCTTATTCTAGAGGAGCTGGCTAAGCTCATGAAAGAATTGCAGAATCTGGGAATACAAAAAATTGATGGCAATTTATTCTTTGATCGTAGTGCCTATGCGCCAAGCGTCATGGAACACAATACGATCGACGGTGAGTCGCTGCGCGCGTACAACGTTCCGCCGGATCCTTTGCTTTATGCATTTAGAACGCTCTCCTTTCAGCTAGGTAAATCGCGTACTGCCGACTTCATAGATGTCAACTACACACCCACTCTATCGGGGCTAAAAATTGATAACCAAATGCAATTGGTTGATCGGTCATGTGACAGCTGGAAAAGTAATATCCAATTTAATCTTGACCCAGAGGGTGGAAGTGGCACTAGCCAACTATTGACTGCACAATTCTCTGGCGCATTTCCAAGCGGTTGTAAAGGCGTTAATTACAACGTAGTTGCTCTGGATGCCGATACATTTTTGACCCAAGGATTTACTGCTGCCTGGGAATTAGCTGGTGGAAGCTGGGTGCAGCCACCAATTGGTAAAAATGCTACGGCACCACTTGCGGCCCGCTTACTACTGTAATATGAAGGCATCACCCTGGGTGAGGATGTGCAGGATATTAACAAGTACTCCAATAATGTCATGGCTCGTCAGGTCCTCTTAACGCTGGCATTGGAAAAAATGGGTAAGCCTGCCACTACCGCCAACGGAGAATTGGTTATTCAAAGTTGGCTCAAGCAGAATGGCCTTGGTTTCTCTGGCCTGGTAATTGAAAATGGCTCTGGACTCTCTCGCAATGAAGCGATTACTGCAGGGAATATGAACCAACTACTATTAACCGCGCGTAATCTGCCAGTGGGAGATATCTTCTACAACAGCCTGCCAATTGCCGGAACTGATGGCACGATGCGCAATCGCTTAATGACACAACTCAGAAAATTTTTACATCTTAAGAAAAAACCTGAGGCCAGAATTAAAACCGGATCACTAGCAGATGTGCGCGCTATCTCAGGCTATGTATTGAGCAAATCCGGAAAGATGTATGCGGTAACTTCTTTTATTAACCGCCCCAATGCATGGAGAGGTCTTGAGGCACATGATCAGTTATTGACGTGGCTGCTTGAGGATGGTCCAGAACCAAAACACGCGCGCTGAAGTCGATCTCTAACGCCATCCCATTCCTCGCCTGCAGGCAGCTCAGGAAACAAAATTAAATCCCAGTCCTGCTGATCCAAATCACGTAATGAACGATAAAGCCGGCTAGCAAAAGCTGCGCTATCGCTAGGCACTTCCACTTCCTTAAAGCACACCGATGGATGTCCGTCATCGCCAAGCGATGACTCTGAGTCCCAAACACCAACAGCTACGCGAGACTTGGTATCCGGGAATTCGCTTAAGGCATCCAATACACGGCCAGGCGCATATAAACGTAATGGCGTCGTAGGAGCGTAATGCGCTCGTAAACCTCCAGAAACCCTTGGCAGACTCTCTCCCTCGCCGGTTTCTTGATTTTCTCCACGCTGAAATACCTTGATTCCAGTCTTAGCCAGAATCTCACCAGGCGTAATGACACCGGGCCTGAGAAGGATTGCTTTGTCACCCGAAGATAAATCGATGATGGTGGACTCAATGCCGACCTCACAGTCACCGCCATCCAAAATCATGAGATCTAAAACACCCTCAAATTCATGACGAACGTCTGCAGCGCTAGTGGGAGATACCTTACCGAAACGATTGGCCGATGGTGCGACTACACCACCCTTAAATTTTCGCAATAACTCTTGTGCTACCGGGTGTGCTGGTGCGCGTATGGCAACAGTATCCTGACCACCCGTTAATTCATTCAGAACACTTTTATCTTTTATAAAGACTAGCGTTAATGGCCCCGGCCAAAAAGCATTCATCAGACGTAAAGCATCCTCAGATATATCCCTTACCCATGGAGCCAAGATAGGGACCCAATCTACCTGCGTCTGATCAAATTTATCTGGCGCTGCCAAATGCACAATCAATGGATGATTGGAAGGTCGCCCTTTGGTGGCAAAGATTTTTTTGATGGCCTCAGGATTTTTAGCGTCTGCGCCCAATCCATAGACAGTCTCGGTTGGGAACGCAACTAAACCACCGTCACGCAAGGTTTGCACTGCCTCATTCATCACTACGGAAGATTGTGGTGACTGACTATCAGCTGTGTCCGTAGACATTTCTAGGGCTCGATCCCTAATTCAGAAGCAACGGCTGCGCAATTTTGACGAGCCTCACCTAAACAGTTGATGTGACCCATTTTTCTTCCGATACGCGGATCTGATTTACCGTAAAGATGAAGTTTTGCATCTGGATGTGCAAGCACCTTATTCCAGGCGGGTTCTTTTGCGCGATCCTCACTACCTTCAAACCAAAGGTCGCCCAATAGATTAAGCATTGATACTGGCGCCAACTGACGTGTGTCGCCGAGAGGTAGACGTGCCATTGCTCTCACCTGCTGCTCAAACTGACTGCTGACGCAAGCATCCATCGTGTAGTGGCCAGAGTTATGCGGACGAGGAGCGATTTCATTGGCAACAATATCGCCGTTTTTCAATATAAAGAATTCGATGCAAAGTACGCCAACGTAATCAATCTTTCGAATCAGCGCTTTAGCAGCTTCGATAATTTTCTTTTCTTGCGCCGGCTTGAGGGATGGAGCTGGCACAGTCGAGGTATGCAAAATACCATCACGGTGAATATTTTGAGATACAGGATAAGCAACTACAGCATCGTCATAACCACGCACGACCAATGCCGAAACTTCAAAATCTAAATCCATGCGCTTTTCTAATACGCAAGGAACGCGACCAAAATTATTCCAAACCGTTTTCAAACCTTCTGAGTCATAGACAGTGGCCTGACCTTTTCCGTCATAGCCCATGCGCGCGGTCTTCAAAATTCCGGGAAAAAGGTCTGCGGGAACATGATCGATATCGGCATCATACTCAATCACAAAGTTGGGTGCGGGACCAATATTCGTTTCGGATTTCCAGGTGGCTAAAAATTTCTTCTCGGCTACCCGATTTTGCGCTAAAGATACGCAGCTACTGCGTGGGGCGACAAAGACACCCAATGACTCGAGCTCATCCAACGCCTGTGCTGGCACATTCTCAAACTCCGTACTAACTGATGCACAAAGTGAGGCCATCTCTTTTAGAGCAGCAGAATCCGTGTAATCCGCTTGGATAAATTTTTCTGCAATTGAGCCAGCAGGGCTATTGGATCCAGGATCCAAAACGCAAACTTTGTAACCCATTGACTGGGCGGCTTGAGTAAACATCCGACCCAATTGACCGCCACCTAATATTCCTAAATATGAACCCGGCAAAATGGGCTCCATACGATCTGCCATTGCTTAATATCCCGGCAAATTCATAGAGCGCGCAGTATCAGACTGCTTAACGCGAAACTCTTCTAACCGCTTTGCTAAATCTGCATCATGCAAAGCTAAGCCTGCAATCACATGCAAGGCTGCATTAGCAGCACCCGCTTCACCGATAGCAAAGGTTGCAACAGGAATGCCTTTGGGCATCTGCACAATTGAATACAAGGAATCTTCGCCGCGCAAATATTTACTTGCCACAGGTACACCATAAACAGGAACGATTGTCTTGGAAGCGAGCATTCCCGGTAAATGGGCCGCACCACCAGCGCCTGCAATGATTGCCTGCAAGCCATTGGCCTGTGCTTTTTCTGCGTACCGAAACATGTCATCGGGCATACGGTGTGCCGATAGAACTTTAGCCTCATGGGCGATTCCAAACTGCTCAAGCATTTGGGCGGCATGTTGCATGGTTTCCCAATCCGAATTGGAACCCATCACTATCCCGACTATTGGCTTTTTACTCATTTACCTCTCCAAATGCCTTCAATATCAACTCAATACTTTCTAAGACTCTATTATCCCTGAGTTAGGCGGGTCAGAGCTTCACGATACTTTTGGGCAGTCTTTTCAATGACGTCAGCAGGCAATTGCGGTGCTGGAGCGGTCTTGGGCCATAACTTACCATTCACTTCGGCTGTTTCAAGCCAATCACGCACAAATTGCTTGTCATATGACGGAGGATTTGAGCCAACATAATAGGTTTCAGCAGGCCAAAAACGAGAAGAGTCTGCAGTGAGAATTTCGTCCATCAAAACCGGTTGACCAGCATCATCTAAACCAAACTCAAACTTTGTGTCGGCAATGATGATTCCGCGAGTAGCCGCATATTCTGATGCTTCCTTGTACAAGCGAATACTAACTTCACGAATTTGATTGGCTAACTTCTCGCCAATTAATTCGATGACTTTTTCAAAAGAAATATTTTCATCGTGCTCGCCTACTTCAGCTTTAGCGGCT
Above is a window of Polynucleobacter necessarius DNA encoding:
- a CDS encoding response regulator; this encodes MKVCESAFIAIELLSKQHFDLLITDQSIPGMQGSDLAKKIRSLGFTDLIIIGVTADIYALDSRHRFLAAGMNGVLIKPLSLMSLKNELARYFKIIEVDALEGLQNTSDEYTFDAFANLLREKPNQVVVILDEIKKVHDEVLEMLQNKPVNEVLLKSLIHKVKGGAQLLSAQEFIQSCERLENEASLPTTIESFQLVLQDQNQNILRHMKKFSDS
- a CDS encoding L-threonylcarbamoyladenylate synthase → MSTDTADSQSPQSSVVMNEAVQTLRDGGLVAFPTETVYGLGADAKNPEAIKKIFATKGRPSNHPLIVHLAAPDKFDQTQVDWVPILAPWVRDISEDALRLMNAFWPGPLTLVFIKDKSVLNELTGGQDTVAIRAPAHPVAQELLRKFKGGVVAPSANRFGKVSPTSAADVRHEFEGVLDLMILDGGDCEVGIESTIIDLSSGDKAILLRPGVITPGEILAKTGIKVFQRGENQETGEGESLPRVSGGLRAHYAPTTPLRLYAPGRVLDALSEFPDTKSRVAVGVWDSESSLGDDGHPSVCFKEVEVPSDSAAFASRLYRSLRDLDQQDWDLILFPELPAGEEWDGVRDRLQRACFGSGPSSSSHVNN
- a CDS encoding 5-(carboxyamino)imidazole ribonucleotide synthase, whose protein sequence is MADRMEPILPGSYLGILGGGQLGRMFTQAAQSMGYKVCVLDPGSNSPAGSIAEKFIQADYTDSAALKEMASLCASVSTEFENVPAQALDELESLGVFVAPRSSCVSLAQNRVAEKKFLATWKSETNIGPAPNFVIEYDADIDHVPADLFPGILKTARMGYDGKGQATVYDSEGLKTVWNNFGRVPCVLEKRMDLDFEVSALVVRGYDDAVVAYPVSQNIHRDGILHTSTVPAPSLKPAQEKKIIEAAKALIRKIDYVGVLCIEFFILKNGDIVANEIAPRPHNSGHYTMDACVSSQFEQQVRAMARLPLGDTRQLAPVSMLNLLGDLWFEGSEDRAKEPAWNKVLAHPDAKLHLYGKSDPRIGRKMGHINCLGEARQNCAAVASELGIEP
- the purE gene encoding 5-(carboxyamino)imidazole ribonucleotide mutase, with translation MSKKPIVGIVMGSNSDWETMQHAAQMLEQFGIAHEAKVLSAHRMPDDMFRYAEKAQANGLQAIIAGAGGAAHLPGMLASKTIVPVYGVPVASKYLRGEDSLYSIVQMPKGIPVATFAIGEAGAANAALHVIAGLALHDADLAKRLEEFRVKQSDTARSMNLPGY